A single region of the Brachypodium distachyon strain Bd21 chromosome 3, Brachypodium_distachyon_v3.0, whole genome shotgun sequence genome encodes:
- the LOC100821824 gene encoding putative ripening-related protein 4 — protein MASTRLLLLAVFALLQILYSVHGAVEDVGFTSAVNSTRHKPKHPHPHPGGGHGQCRASGVLHGKASKCNKAHGSECCAAGRRYPQFKCSPPVTAKTPATLTVNSFARGGDGGGKSFCDDHFHGDRELVVALSTGWLRLDGTNRCNRKVRVSHGGKSVVAKVVDECDSVNGCDPEHNFEPPCPNNVVDGSPGVWKALGLDDGIGEVKVTWSDVVVGTMALLVLVALSMSNVASSLRLSLGVCRASGYLPGKAGHCEKSNDPDCCEDGKRYPQYHCSPPVTSSTKAVLTLNSFEKGKDGGGPSECDNSYHSDKELVVALSTGWFKNMARCGHRIKISANGNSVYAKVVDECDSVYGCDDDHNYEPPCANNIVDASPAVWNALGLDQNVGMEDITWSEE, from the exons ATGGCGAGCACGAGGCTACTGCTACTGGCCGTGTTTGCTCTCCTACAGATTCTCTACTCCGTccatggcgccgtcgaagACGTCGGGTTCACCTCCGCAGTGAACTCCACCAGGCACAAGCCAAAGCACCCGCACCCGCACCCCGGAGGCGGCCACGGGCAGTGCCGCGCCAGCGGGGTCCTGCACGGCAAGGCGAGCAAGTGCAACAAGGCGCACGGCTCCGAGTGCTGCGCGGCGGGGCGCCGGTACCCGCAGTTCAAGTGCTCTCCGCCCGTGACGGCCAAGACGCCCGCGACGCTGACGGTGAACAGCTTCGCgcgcggcggggacggcggcggcaagtCCTTCTGCGACGACCACTTCCACGGGGACCGCGAGCTGGTGGTGGCGCTGTCCACGGGCTGGCTGCGGCTCGACGGGACGAACCGCTGCAACAGGAAGGTCCGCGTCTCCCACGGCGGGAAGTCCGTGGTGGCCAAGGTCGTGGACGAGTGCGACTCCGTCAACGGCTGCGACCCGGAGCACAACTTCGAGCCGCCGTGCCCCAACAACGTCGTGGATGGGTCGCCGGGGGTGTGGAAGGCGCTCGGGCTCGACGACGGCATCGGGGAGGTCAAGGTCACTTGGTCTGATGT AGTTGTAGGCACCATGGCACTGTTAGTCCTCGTCGCGCTTTCCATGTCCAACGTCGCTTCCTCCCTTCGCCTTAGCCTCGGCGTCTGCCGGGCCAGCGGATACCTCCCGGGGAAGGCCGGCCATTGCGAGAAGAGCAACGATCCAGATTGCTGTGAGGACGGCAAGAGGTACCCACAATACCACTGCTCGCCGCCAGTGACATCGAGCACCAAAGCTGTGCTGACGCTTAACAGCTTCGAGAAAGGtaaggacggcggcggcccgtcAGAGTGTGACAACTCCTACCACAGCGATAAGGAGCTGGTCGTCGCGCTCTCTACCGGCTGGTTCAAGAATATGGCCCGCTGTGGCCACCGCATCAAGATCTCCGCCAATGGCAACTCCGTATACGCCAAAGTGGTGGACGAGTGCGATTCAGTGTATGGCTGTGATGACGACCACAACTACGAGCCGCCGTGTGCCAACAACATTGTGGACGCCTCACCTGCGGTGTGGAACGCCTTGGGGCTTGACCAGAATGTTGGCATGGAGGATATCACCTGGTCAGAAGAGTAA